The genomic window aaaagttgtGTGTTTCATGACTGAGTTGCTTTATGGAATgacatggatttttttttttttgttattattttttgatgcCTCAATGATAGATGATGCAGTAAATCTACTTTTAGCTATTATATCAAGCAGGCCATATAGAGGAGATCCTTTTCTTTACTTGTGTAAACAGTTTTTGGCAGCGGGAATATATGTTGAATTCTCAGTTGTAGTGATAATTTTGGATCTGGGGATTCAACACATAATTATTTTtgtagatttattttattctgatttgaataagatataatttatttgaatctCTCATGTTCTTACTGAGTTTTGTAATAAATAGATGAATTTAGAATTAGGTGACCAAATTCATATTGCACTATTCTCTTGGCACTccctatttaataatataaaaagaaattttatcacAAGTCTATGAGCACACAACCTAATTAGGTTTTTTATgcgatgaaaataatcaaactgTTCGGTTTggtgaaaataatcaacatgttacacaacatcaaactcttaAATTCCTTAAACTTGCGATGTTAGATACCAGCTTGATTATccaaagagagaaaataaataaagtgaggATATTAGTTATGCGTGCACGAGCATTTGAGCCTAACTACTGAATTGAACTTGCAGTCGTATGATGAtaacacactatatatatattaacaacaAATAATTAGATACATCGAATTAAATAGCAACATAATCCAATCTTTCAAAGAATGGACCATTTTATTAGAGTCTTCGCACTCACAAATTAAAATCCACCAATCTGTTGATAAGGTTATACACACTTGGCATTCATCgcaaaaattcttaaaaaaaaaaaggaaaatgatcAGAAGGTACAATACAACACAGAGGCACAGAGGGAAAAAATTCCATCGACATTGTGTACTCCAAGAGCTAGacaaataaatctttttttttttgttatctttttcttGGACTTTTGAAATCAAGcgtctcttttttcttttcccttttcttcaaACTTTTCAACTGGAGAGAAAATGAATGCTTAGCTCTGTTTAATTAACACTTGGGATAGTCGGGAGGCGGCGGGGGTAGGATCGAGTCCGGAGTGTTGCCGTTCTCCACCTCGAACGCCATCGCCAGCCCCAAAGGAAGGTGCGAGTCCATGTGGCAATGCATGAACCATACGCCTGTCACGTCAGATAATTATGATAAAATTAtatcttaaattaaaatgtaaCCATAAAATGTTCATTAATTATTATGTTATTTGGTTTTGGAAGATtttgttaataatttatataaagataagaaaataaCTGCTTCGCTTCATTccttaagaaaaataaattaatttataaaaaagtgGAGCTGGTATTAATAAACACGTCCTTACTTATTGCAGTTTAGTTTAATAGATGCATAtgatggtatatatatatatatatatatatatatatatatatatatgtgtgtgtgtgtgtgtgtgtgtgtgtgttatataANCATCCTCCGGCCGGCACGGCGATTGTGTTTCGTACGAGGGGATTGACCAAATTGAAGCTCGTGCTCCCGGCACGGGGGTCGTAATTCCCCGCCCCCTGCGCCAGCACGAAGAAGTTGAAGCCGTGGAGGTGGATCGGGTGGTTCTCGAACCCGACGATCGCCGTGTTCTGCAGCACCACCTCCACCACGTCGTTGTACCTGATCTTCTTCAGCTCCGTACCCTTGCTCGCCTGGAACGGGTTGCCGCCCTTCGTGTAATCGAAGATCACCGGCGGATTTTTGGGAAAGTTCGACGTATATATCCCCGGTATTCCCTCGAAATGCGCTTCGAGCAGCGACACCCGCTTCGGGAATTGAAACACTATGCTGTTCATGCTCGCTGCGAGGGCGACGGGGCCGCACCTCGTCTGATCCTGAGCACACGGCAAGAGGTTGAACCCGACGGTGACGAACATCCGCTCGTCGACTGTGAGGGGGACGGTGGGCCACCCAGGCCGGCCGATGAGGCCGTTCAGCCTAGTGTAAAAGAGCTCGGCGGTCGGAGTGTCGAAGTAGAAGGGCATGGGCGGCATTTCCGGAGCAGACGATATCGGGGGCGCGGATGCGTACTCGATTACAGCCGTGGCGGTCGTGTCGTCGAATTCTAGCGGCGGGGCTAGGAAGAGGTACACGCGAGCGGCCATGTAGTATCGGCCGGGGGTGGCGTTCGTCTCCATGAGGGCGTCGACGGTTTGGCCCGGGGCAATAACGATCGTGTCGGTGACGCATGGCTCGGTGTAACTGGCGTCGACCGCCACCACCGTGAAAAAATGGCCGGCCACTTTGAAGAAGAGATGGCTATTGAGTGCAGCGTTGATGATTCGCAACATGTATGTCTTGCCATACTCCACCTTCAACTTGTATGTATCTACAGAAACACAAAATGATAATAGTGATAATGTAATAGCATAAGCAATCAATTAGTTCTATAATATTGTTGATCACAAGTATTCAGATACGTACGTACAACCAACGTTACTTGTTTTTGGAAACTAGTTTCTAGCGTATCAAATGGTCGCAAAAGACATACTAATGAAAAACTTACGAAcctaaataaatgaagcagtagtatgctatttttttaaaaaaagaaagagagaaaaacttATGAACCTAATAGATTAAGCCACTCCTTATAATTATCTAGATAGTTCTTAGTTCAAGGTGAGTTAGTATATTCATCAAGTCATGACGACGagataaatttttctaattaaaaggTGGCATTATCGCAAAATACATGGGTTGATATGTAAAAATTAGAGCATTTTatgcagcatatatatatacgaagggaaaaaaaaaaaggaatcaaaATTTAGGGAGATAAAAAAGTGAATAGATAAATTTTCAAGAATGCAGAGTCATGTATGTACTTCgtttctattatatataataggtaAAAGATCTTACTTGGACATGGATAAAGATCCCCGGGCATTCCATTGATGGTGAATGCATCAGATTTGATTGGTACGTTGCCCGCTAAGTAAGCATCTTTTTCCACCTTTATTACATCCTCCTTCCACCACTCACCTGTCaaattatttgttaaaaataaaagaaaatacatatatacatgatcATCCATAAATTAGATATAGCAAAACAGTACTATAAAACTAGCTAGCTAGATGAAcgacaaataaaaaaggaagaaagaaagaaaagataataaGAATTTACCAAGTATAATTGGAATTTCGCGGTAGGGTTTGTCAAAGGGGTAAGCTAAAGGACCTAGTCTTGGCCTGATGATGAGCGCACCGTAGACGGTTGCTCGGAGAAATGAGGAATGAGCGTGCCACCATAGCGTGCCCTCTTGGCCGACCACCTTGAACTTGTACGTATACGAGCTCCCCGAACGTATCGGGCATTGAGTTATCAAATTCGCGCCATCGGCCCAGCCACTTAGTAGTTGAAATATCCCATGCCTGTATATGTTCATCACCATGCATGATGAAACACATGCAAGATCCACACTACTAATCAAAATTTGGACATACAATATAGTACGTAGTTCAACAAATTAAAGAGCGAAAGCTTGGATAGAATTCGTAAAGGGTCTTTCTCATATTGCATGATTTGtcccttaatttttatttttttgaatattgtCACAAAAAAACTTGTTGGTTGTATAGATGATGGTGCCTCAAATCATCGATCCCTATATAAACTatgttgatattatatttaaggAGTAATTTAA from Ananas comosus cultivar F153 linkage group 23, ASM154086v1, whole genome shotgun sequence includes these protein-coding regions:
- the LOC109728322 gene encoding LOW QUALITY PROTEIN: laccase-8-like (The sequence of the model RefSeq protein was modified relative to this genomic sequence to represent the inferred CDS: substituted 1 base at 1 genomic stop codon) gives rise to the protein MVRSMMLTVFTLAFFGLVADAAVVQRTFRIGSTSTNMLCRSTSIIAVNNQMPGPTLVAQEGDTIIIHVINNSPHDISIHWHGIFQLLSGWADGANLITQCPIRSGSSYTYKFKVVGQEGTLWWHAHSSFLRATVYGALIIRPRLGPLAYPFDKPYREIPIILGEWWKEDVIKVEKDAYLAGNVPIKSDAFTINGMPGDLYPCPNTYKLKVEYGKTYMLRIINAALNSHLFFKVAGHFFTVVAVDASYTEPCVTDTIVIAPGQTVDALMETNATPGRYYMAARVYLFLAPPLEFDDTTATAVIEYASAPPISSAPEMPPMPFYFDTPTAELFYTRLNGLIGRPGWPTVPLTVDERMFVTVGFNLLPCAQDQTRCGPVALAASMNSIVFQFPKRVSLLEAHFEGIPGIYTSNFPKNPPVIFDYTKGGNPFQASKGTELKKIRYNDVVEVVLQNTAIVGFENHPIHLHGFNFFVLAQGAGNYDPRAGSTSFNLVNPLVRNTIAVPAGGYIILSXLSDVTGVWFMHCHMDSHLPLGLAMAFEVENGNTPDSILPPPPPDYPKC